In the genome of Candidatus Latescibacter sp., one region contains:
- a CDS encoding acetylxylan esterase, whose translation MPYFDLSEDQLKVYKPDRKEPADFDAFWAATLAESREFPLAAEFKPVDYGLSALETLDVTFSGYGGQPVKGWLNLPKGREGRLPCVVEYIGYGGGRGFPMDWLIWASAGYAHFIMDTRGQGSSWLPGDTPDPEPAGSNPHYPGFMTRGILDPATYYYRRVFTDAVRAIEAACAHEAVDPDRIAVRGVSQGGGITLAVAGLSPKVRAALLNVPFLCHYRRAIELIDTAPYVEITRYLKVHRDCEDRVFTTLSYFDGVNFAARAKAKALFSVGLMDDICPPSTVFAAYNHYTGEKDIRIWRFNMHDGGGTHQVVDEIKFLGKIIKK comes from the coding sequence ATGCCCTATTTTGATCTGTCAGAAGACCAACTGAAAGTATATAAACCTGACCGCAAGGAACCGGCGGATTTCGATGCATTCTGGGCTGCAACGCTCGCCGAATCGCGTGAGTTTCCTCTCGCCGCCGAATTCAAACCGGTGGATTACGGTCTTTCAGCACTCGAAACACTGGATGTTACCTTCAGCGGATATGGCGGCCAGCCGGTCAAAGGCTGGCTGAATCTTCCAAAGGGCCGTGAGGGAAGGCTGCCCTGTGTGGTTGAATACATCGGATACGGCGGCGGGAGAGGGTTCCCGATGGACTGGCTCATCTGGGCTTCCGCCGGTTATGCCCACTTCATCATGGACACCAGGGGCCAGGGGAGCTCCTGGCTGCCCGGCGACACCCCGGACCCGGAACCAGCCGGCTCAAATCCCCACTATCCCGGATTCATGACCAGGGGCATCCTCGATCCTGCGACATACTATTATCGCCGGGTATTCACCGATGCGGTACGGGCGATAGAGGCTGCTTGTGCGCATGAGGCAGTAGACCCGGACAGGATCGCTGTGCGCGGGGTGAGCCAGGGTGGAGGCATCACTCTCGCTGTGGCCGGCCTTTCGCCGAAAGTCAGGGCTGCGCTGCTCAACGTTCCCTTCCTCTGCCATTATCGGCGCGCCATCGAGCTGATCGACACTGCTCCCTATGTGGAGATCACCCGCTACCTCAAAGTGCACCGTGACTGCGAGGACCGGGTGTTCACCACCCTTTCCTATTTCGACGGCGTCAATTTCGCGGCGCGGGCAAAGGCGAAAGCGTTGTTCTCGGTAGGTCTTATGGACGACATCTGCCCGCCCTCGACCGTATTTGCCGCCTATAATCACTACACCGGGGAAAAAGACATCCGTATCTGGCGGTTCAACATGCATGACGGCGGCGGAACGCACCAGGTAGTGGACGAGATAAAGTTTCTCGGGAAAATTATTAAGAAGTGA
- a CDS encoding DUF362 domain-containing protein encodes MKRREFFRRSGTAGSLLAGTQLVQIVRPDAAKAAPADAGGGKPLVSICGSNDPQLRNPAPLGEHLTTGQVRDVVWLALDRDTSPGNLRQIVKKDSWVILKPNIVTCNAPSMNDFPAEGVLHYGLITDLRVMKAIAEYLVEKVGPKRISIAEGGVWPTVGEKGRQGQVYTVDGWNCTYEEFGGLSYRGIAAELNGKQKTTNVDIIDLEEDQGVYVKITDPHDTGIVSYQDVTPGNKDGTSKDKWSKRQGFSVSKSVIDCDVLISVPVMKTHSSAGVTLCLKNLMGCLHSPSYGIKRSKAPVHQGSQLGLIRGIADLSCVLAPDYAVVESFWGTETQHLGQNGVNLNHNVVVAGRDVVSVEAVTHLVMGFNPLDSDLLRMMNRKKMGEWNPDSITISGPPVKSLSRNFIRAANTYFARGVRKWLIAGPLPKPLEKAAELKPVQGDSLTGASWTLLDGDEIIDAGVNVSTPFLLQKCLMYGIPGSDKASEGSIYYLALRILTPRKDLCGQLLVGLEGGELKAFYNGRPVNFDRDPVPYNPTPIPFIKLLEGENMLVLELKKGKGDGNLKLAANVCDLDGDRLPDITYVPKGEG; translated from the coding sequence AAGGGAGTTTTTTCGGAGATCGGGAACTGCAGGTTCCCTGCTTGCCGGAACGCAGTTGGTGCAGATTGTTCGTCCTGACGCCGCCAAAGCAGCCCCTGCCGACGCAGGAGGGGGAAAGCCCCTGGTAAGCATCTGCGGATCCAACGATCCGCAGCTCCGTAATCCCGCCCCGCTCGGGGAGCATCTGACTACCGGGCAGGTGCGGGATGTTGTATGGCTTGCCCTGGATCGCGATACCTCTCCCGGCAACTTGAGACAGATTGTGAAAAAGGACAGTTGGGTGATCTTGAAACCCAACATCGTAACCTGCAACGCCCCGAGCATGAATGATTTCCCCGCGGAAGGCGTCCTTCATTATGGGCTGATAACCGACCTGCGGGTCATGAAAGCGATCGCGGAATACCTGGTGGAGAAGGTTGGCCCGAAACGTATCAGCATCGCGGAGGGCGGTGTCTGGCCGACAGTGGGTGAAAAAGGCAGACAAGGCCAGGTATACACCGTAGATGGATGGAACTGCACCTATGAGGAATTCGGCGGCCTCTCCTACAGAGGAATTGCGGCGGAACTCAACGGAAAACAGAAAACCACCAATGTCGATATCATCGATCTGGAAGAAGACCAAGGTGTATATGTGAAAATCACCGATCCCCACGACACCGGAATCGTGTCTTACCAGGATGTGACTCCGGGGAATAAGGACGGCACTTCCAAAGACAAATGGTCCAAGCGTCAGGGCTTTTCAGTCTCCAAATCGGTCATTGACTGCGATGTGCTCATCAGCGTGCCGGTTATGAAAACCCATTCCAGCGCAGGAGTCACCCTCTGTCTGAAGAACCTCATGGGATGTTTGCACAGCCCCTCCTACGGCATCAAACGCTCCAAGGCGCCGGTGCACCAGGGGAGCCAGCTCGGCCTGATCCGGGGAATAGCCGATCTGTCCTGCGTTCTTGCGCCCGATTACGCGGTGGTCGAGAGCTTCTGGGGTACCGAGACTCAGCACCTGGGGCAGAACGGGGTCAATCTCAATCACAACGTGGTTGTGGCGGGAAGGGATGTTGTTTCAGTGGAGGCGGTAACCCATCTTGTTATGGGATTCAATCCCCTCGATTCAGATCTTCTGCGTATGATGAACCGTAAGAAGATGGGAGAGTGGAATCCTGATTCCATAACCATTTCCGGCCCGCCGGTCAAATCGCTCAGCCGTAACTTCATCCGCGCGGCAAACACCTACTTTGCCCGTGGAGTCCGAAAATGGCTGATTGCGGGCCCTTTGCCGAAACCTCTTGAAAAAGCCGCGGAGCTGAAACCGGTACAGGGTGATTCGCTTACCGGGGCATCATGGACTCTCCTCGACGGTGATGAAATCATCGATGCAGGCGTCAATGTCTCCACCCCCTTTCTCCTCCAGAAATGCCTCATGTACGGCATACCGGGCAGCGACAAGGCTTCCGAAGGATCTATCTACTATCTGGCGCTCCGCATTCTCACTCCGCGGAAAGACCTCTGCGGACAGCTCCTTGTCGGTCTTGAGGGCGGGGAACTGAAAGCCTTTTACAACGGAAGACCGGTGAACTTCGACCGGGACCCCGTACCCTATAATCCCACTCCCATTCCGTTCATAAAGCTGCTGGAGGGGGAAAATATGCTGGTTCTTGAGCTGAAAAAAGGAAAAGGGGACGGAAATCTCAAACTGGCTGCCAATGTCTGTGATCTGGATGGCGACCGCCTGCCGGATATCACCTATGTACCGAAAGGAGAAGGGTGA